AGACCGCGCAGGTCTTGAGGTCTCGGCCGAGCGCGGCCGCCAGCACTTCGCCCATGCGTACCGCGGTGCCCGACGGCGCATCGATCTTGTGGCGGTGATGGGCTTCGATGATCTCGACGTCGAAATCATCGCCCAGCACGCGCGCCGTGAGATCGAGCAGCTTGAAGCACAAGTTCACGCCGACGCTCATGTTGGGCGCGAACATGATGGGCACGTCGGCCGCCGCTTGCCTGATCTTCGCCACCGCGTCGCCGAAGCCGGTGGTGCCGATGACGATGCGCGTGCCGCTCTTGCGACACAGTTCGAGATGGGCGAGCGTCGATTCGGGCACCGTGAAATCGATCAGCACATCGGACGCCGCCAGCGCCGCGACGGGGTCGGCCGTGATCGCGACGCCACTTGCCTTGACACCGGCCAGCAGGCCGGCATCGGCGCCGAGATGGGGTGACGAGGGATGCTCGAG
The nucleotide sequence above comes from Pseudomonadota bacterium. Encoded proteins:
- the dapB gene encoding 4-hydroxy-tetrahydrodipicolinate reductase — its product is MPDNRTRVAIAGAGGRMGRMLVTLLAEHPGLVLSAALEHPSSPHLGADAGLLAGVKASGVAITADPVAALAASDVLIDFTVPESTLAHLELCRKSGTRIVIGTTGFGDAVAKIRQAAADVPIMFAPNMSVGVNLCFKLLDLTARVLGDDFDVEIIEAHHRHKIDAPSGTAVRMGEVLAAALGRDLKTCAVYGREGRTGARDRKTIGFETIRGGDIVGDHTVLFAGDGERIEITHKASDRSTFAAGALRAAGWLAAQGPGLYDMQDVLGLKD